The Acaryochloris sp. CCMEE 5410 nucleotide sequence GCTGTGATCAGATTTCCGTCAACGACAACAGGTTCATTGACGTATATTGCACCAGCATTTTGGAGATCTTTATGAATCGATCGAGCACTCGTTGCATGCTTATCGCGAAGTCGATCTGCTTCGATCAGTATCTGAGGGCCATAGCCCACAGCCGCTACCCAGATACCCTGGTCTATTGCTTGAGAAACCAACCGGACCATATTGGGGTTGGCGCGAATGTGACCTCCAGGAATAACGATGGCGTCAAAATCCCCAGCCCTCACTTCAGTTGACGTAGCAACCGGTTTGACTGTAACGGTACCATGCTTGTCTTGGTACCCTCATTCATTCGGGAACCGATAACCGAGACAGTGACCCCTGCTTTGCGCAATGCAGTACTAGGAACTTGATATGCAGAGTCTTCAAACTGGTTCTCCAGTAAAATAGCAACTCGTTTTCTCGGCGTTGGATGTTGTGACATGAGAGTAACCTCTGATTCGCCATTTGATAACTAACTCAAACGCAAGATCGTCTGAGTACCGTTGTGATCCAAAATATCTATTGCCACTACTTGTCCTGAGATATCTTTGGCAACCCATACGGCCTTGGGCGCATTGACTGTATGTGCATAGGTCACCTGATCACCTCCAATCGCAATCATCAAATCGTTCCCCTTCGCGGGTGGATCGTAAGTGATGGACGCTAGGGGTGACTGTTGAACGAGATTTTCATCTCCAACGTCTTCGTCAGTTACTTCAATTGCAAGGGAACATCCCCTGTAACTCTTCGTAAGGTGATCGAAAAAAGCTAACCACTGGTCTTGAGGGATTTGCTGGGTTTCTTGAATAGTGTGTTCAGTCATAATCCGCTCCCTAGGAGTCTAAAGCTCCCCACCATCAAGGGCTATCTTTCAACTTAGAAAGTAAAATTGAGAAACTTGTGAAGGCATTGCCACGCCAAACGCTGCCTGTTATAGCGCTACGAATAAACGTTAGGACATTCCTTGAAAGCAGCATCGACACAGCCTCGAAAGGTGTCAATTCATCCCATCGCTGCCTCATCCAGTTTTTAAGCACAAACCACCAGTGCTCAATTTGTTGAGGTCTGGCGAATAGGGCGGCAGATACCAAATCTCGCAACCCGCCTCAGCTACGATTTCCTCAATCGCTTGGCCTTTGTGAAAACTGGCATTGTCAATGACGATGACATCACCTGGCTCTAACTGGGGTAGAAGACACTCCTGGAGCCACATCTCAAATAAGCTGCGGTTGCATGACCCTTCAAACGTCATTGGGGCAAATAGGTCTTTCTCCCTAAGTGCCGCAATAAAGCTCACTCGCTCGGTCCGCTTCCCTGATTTGAGACTATGAAAACGCTCACCTTTGGGACAGTATCCATAGGGTACTCATCTCGGTTATCAATACCCGATTCGTCAACATAGCTATCTGCTCTGGACGCTTTGTACTCAAGCGCTCGATAAAGGCTTGGCGCTGAGCTTCATCGCGCTCTTGGTAGCCATAGGTCTTTTTTTTCGAGTGATGCCAAGTTGCGCATTGCATCGCTGATGTTCTGCTGGGTGACGCCCTCGCCCCACAGCTTTGCCATTTGACCTTGGGTTTTATCGCCATGCTCTTGAACAAACGCTCGAAAGCGAGGCCAATCTGTGATTTTGTGGCGATTACCTTTGATAGCGTGTAATGGCCTGACAGTCGCCCGTCTCCTGCTCACGCTTGAGCCATAGGTCTAGGGTATTGCGACTGATGTGCAAGGTTGTGCACACAGTCGTTTTGCGCTCTCCGCGTTTGACGGCATCAATGGCCTTGCGGCGCAGATCATAACTGTAGGGGGCTGACATACATACTCCGTGAGACTCATCACATATGTCCTAGCATGAATTCGTAACGCTATATGTGTTCACAGATATTGCAATGCTGGGACTATATCCTTGCCCCAACCCCATAAGCCATTCATTGAACAAAGGGTGCTCAGAATATTACTAGTGAACACCCTTGAAAGCATTGGCAGTAACTAAAAAATTGCCTGCCTCATAAGTTCTTCAATATTAGTATTTACTGTTCCAGGTGACTGGCTCATCTGAAGTTCATTTGAGAAGGCTCTAAGACTGTAGATTACTTAATCATCGGAAGTGGCTTATCTTCTCTAGTGTTCGGAGCACTGATGGCTAACGCTGGCAAAAAAAAGTCAAAATCTTAGAATCTCACGAGCACCCAGGAGATTTGGGGCAGTGCAGCACAATGAAGATCCTCTTAGTTCATGGCCTGGGTAGGACACCGATGTCAATGATGGGCCTCTCAAATTACCGCGATCAGTCTGGCTATCAAATAGAATTTTTTGGCTACACTGCCTTTGCTGAATCTTACGAACAGATCGTAACGCGTTTGCGAGATCGATTCCGACTGTTGTCAACTCAATGCCCCTACGAGATTGTAGCTCATTCTCTCGGTGGGATATTGACCCGCTCAACCCAAGCTCTATCTAGAAGCCTCCCCCGCCATATTGAGATATTGAGATTCTAGGCACGCCCAATCAACCCCCACGCTTAGCAAAAATAGTCTGGAATCTATGGCCCTTCCACTGGTTCCCGAGAACCAGTGGTTTTATGCATCTCTGCCCAATTTGCACGCCTCCTGTACCATCATTGCGGGTACCAGCGGTCCTCGTGGTCCCTGGAGCCCCTTTGGTATGGAGTTGAACGATGGGCTTGTGGTTCTGAATGAAACTCGTCTCCTGGAATCCGATCAACCCATAACATTTCCAGGAATCTATGGTTTTATGATGAATCAAGCAACCGTTCAGATAGCGGTAGCTCAAGTCTTTCAACACTCTTCATCTAGATGAATAATGGCAATGGCCCTAAACACTTTAGGGATTTGGGTTAGGGACTTTTTTGGAGTGATTCGTTCGCTGAGTTGTAATCCAGTGGTAAAACAATGATCCAAACATTAGCGAAATGATAAACAAAAATGGATTCCAAATGGGATCTTGTCCTCTTTTGGTGATCAGAGTAAGAAATACAATTTAGAGCCTCATAACTTACCAATTTGACTGAGAATCATAACGGTAGATCAAGGGGTTCAGCCTTGTTTAGTTTTTATCTGTGAGCAGAATTACAACACATTTTTCTGGATCACCAAAAGAGGACAAGACTCTCCAAATGCCTAAAACTAAGGCGACTAGACCAGGACCAGGGCAGTAACCTGCCATTCCCCAACCAATGCCAAAGATAGCTGATCCGATAAGTAACTGCCAATCGATAGTCTGTTTAGTGGGTAGATAAAACTTAGGGCTAAAGATAGGCGTGGAACGTCCCAGAACACATCTAAAAGTGAGGATTGTTACTCCAACAGCTCCACCTAAAGTAAATAGAAGCGTGGGATCCCAAGTCCCCGTTACATCCAGAAAACCGAGGACACGCTCGCGATCAATCATTGGAGATATTCCCAAACCAAGTCCGAAGAATATTCCTGAGATTAAGGCAATAAGTTGTTGTTTCATGCCACTGCCTCTTTATCTAAGAGATGCCCCATCAATTTGGTAATACCTGGTGGGTCACCCAAACCGTTGATATCGCAGTCAAGATAAATGTCAACACTGCTGCCAGGGATCTCACAGACAAGCGCCCTAAACCACAAACACCGTGACCACTGGTGCAGCCATTCCCCATACGAGTCCCAAAACCTACCAAAAATCCACCAATGATCATCATCCTAGGAGAAAAAGTAGAGGTGGGTGTGGGTTGGGGAGCCAAAACATATTCGTAGAGAGCCCCCCCCATAAAGAGTCCTAAGATAAAGGTCCAACGCCAGCGTTCGTGGGGGGTAAGCTTGATCGCACCATTAACCATACCGCTCATACCAGCAATACGACCATTGAAGAGTAGTAAGATTGTCGCACTCAGACCGATTAGGATACCTCCTAACAAGCCCTAACCCAGTAAAATGTACCCATTGGTTTCTCCTTATTCAATTACAGCCCAGCGCTAGCATGGCCTGATGAGTGCTTAGAAAGATGCGTTCTCGACCCAGCTTTCCACAAAATCTGTCTTCTCTAGCTGATCCATCACTGGACCTTTGACTTCAGCTAAATAGACCCACACTCCAGCAGAGTTCAAATCAGCAAACAGTGCTTCAAGCGTTTCCAATGCGCTCGCATCAATGAAGTTGATGGCACTACAGATCAGTACAAGATGTTGCAAATCAGATATGTGAGACACAGCATGCAGCACATAGTCTTCCAAAGCTTTTATATTGGCAAAATAGAGACTTTCATCCACACGAATTGCTAACACATGTGGGTAGGTTTTTACAGGATTCCGTAGCACATTCCTAAAATGCTCAGAGCCCTCAATTCGACCAACAACTGCTAAATGGGGATGGCTGGTCCGCCATAAATACAGGCATAGAGAGGCCAGAACTCCTACGAGAATTCCAGCTTCAATCCCTAACCCCAACACAGCACCAAATGTGATCAGTAATGAAGCCGCATCTGCACGATTGTATTGCCACATGCGTTGCAGTGATGTGAAATCTATCAAATTCAAGACAGCAACGATAATGATCGCTGCCAATACAGCCTGAGGCAAAAAATAAAATAAGGGTGTGAAAAATAGAACCGTTAAGGCAATGAGCAAAGCTGTGATGATGGATGCTAACCCAGTGTTGGCCCCAGCACTAAAATTAACCACGGTTCGACTTAATCCCCCAGTTACTGGATATCCACCAGTGAAGGCTGCGCTCAGGTTTGCAGCTCCTAGACCGATCAACTCTTGGTTGGCATCAATTTTTTGCCGACGTTTACTAGCCAGGGACTTAGCCACAGCAATACTTTCCATAAATCCCACAAGACTAATTGCAACGGCAGTAGGCATAAGAGCTTGCCAACTCTTCAAGTCAAAGGTGGGCAGCGTCAAGGGCGGCAAACCCGCTGGAATCTCACCAATAATCTTGACCTGAGCCACTTCATGGAGTTGGAGTCCCCACACCAAAACTGTATTAACGAGCACCAGCAGCAATGGTCCACTTCTGGTCAAGGGAGAATCAATTTGGAGGCAACCCTTGCTTCTTTAGCAGTGGCTGCAATTGATGGTTGAAGACCAGCAACACAACTAGGCTAGTGAGACCAAGGATCAGGGTAATGCTATTACTCTGAGGAAGGTGCTGCCAAATCTCCTGTAGTAATTCTGGAAAGGACTCGGTCTTTGGAAGCTGCAATCCCAAAAGGTGTTTGAGTTGGCTAAAACCAATAATGATGGCAGCTGCACTCGTGAAGCCAGAAATTACGGCATGACTGAGAAGTTCACCAGAAAACCGAGTCGAACCACTCCCATCAGCACTTGTAGGATGCCTACTAAAAGGGCCAACATCATAGCCAAAGTTAGGTATACTGCGGACGACTTGCGGCTTAACATTGTAGTGGAGAGATTTGGCAGACTGGGAGTATCCTCAACCGACTCCCCTATTTGCATGATTAAAATTGATTTCACCGCAGAGGAAATCCAACACCTCAATTACGAACGCTATCATCACCCTCACCCACGGGTACAGCGACGGATGGAAGTCCTCTACTTAAAGAGTCAAGGTCTTGCCCATGCCCAGATCTGCCAGCTTTGTCAGATTAGCCGTCCGACCTTAGCCAAAACCCTTCGTTTGTATCAACAAGGAGGAATTGAAGGACTGAAGACCCTGGAATATAAAGGTCAACCCAGTTCACTCAACGCTCATAGCGATAGTGTGAGAGCCTATTTTGAGCAACACCCGCCCCGCACCAGTGCAGAAGCCCAAGCAGTCATTGAACAATTGACAGGTATTAAGCGTTCTCCAACCCAGATCAAAGCCTTCCTCAAGCGCATCGGTTGTCGCTATCGAAAAGTGGGGTATGTGCCGGGAAAGTCGAGTCTGCCCGAGAAAATTGAGGAACAAGAGCAGTTTCGACAAACTCGCCTTGAACCCTTATTAGAGGAAGCTCAACGCCAAGAGCGTCTTGTCTTTTTTGTGGATGCTGCTCATTTTGTTCACCGGGCTTATCTGGGGTTTCTCTGGTGCCTTCGTCGGATCTTCATCCCTTCTCCTTCTGGCCGTCAACGATTCAATGTTCTCGGTGCACTCAACGCTGTCACCAAAGACGTCATCAGTATCACCAACCACACCTACATCAACTCTCATAGCATGTGTCTGTTGCTAGCCAAGCTCGCACTACTCGACCCAGTCATACCCATCAGCGTCATTTTAGACAATGCCCGATATCAAAAATGCCAGCTGGTGACTGACTTTGCTGAGATCGTCGATATTGAGTTAGTCTATTTGCCCTCCTATTCACCCCATTTGAATTTAATTGAGCGGCTCTGGCGCTTTGTGCGCAAAGAATGTCTCTACTCAAAGTATTATGCTGATTTCCCCGCCTTTAAGGGAGCCATTCAACAGTGCCTCGACCAGTGCAATGGTGAGCATAAGGCGAAACTCACAAGCCTGCTATCACTCAAGTTTCAGTCCTTTAAGAAAGTTAATATCTTAGCCGTCTAGAGTATATTCAGACGTATTTGGTTGAGCGAGTTGTCCTACCCCCGTGGCCACTAACAGCGAAACGATGGCGACGGGACCCACAGCCAAAGTTCTGCTTGTCCCCAAAAGCGCATACAGTATCAGTGGCATGATGCTGGCATAGAGGCCAATCTGAGGGGGTAAACCAGCCAGCAATGCATAGGCCATGCCTTGAGGAACCAGCATGATCGCTACTATGACTCCCGCCATTAAATCGCCAATAAGGTGCTGAGAACGGTATTCCAGAAACCATTCTAGGAAGGGCAGATAGCGACTTAAGTGAGTGAGTCTATGAAGAGGCATACACTTTGAATCAGCCTAAAATCGGGTCTAATCTGCTCCCTGTGAGGAAGGCGTCGAGAAATTTCAATTGTTGCTTACCCCTATCAAGACAAGACTCCCCCCCACAACAATACTAAGAAGTACAAACCATGGAGATAGCGTTGACCCCAAACTAGTCCCAAGGAGAACACAAGAGCCCGTTAAAATTTGGGCTAAACGAAGTATGTTTATGGATTGCTTGCCCTGAGTGGGATATCCAGCAGCCTTCCAAGCAGCTAAACCGCCTTGAAGATGGTTAACATGGCTAAATCCTGCCTGCAACATTTGATGTGCAGCCTGGGTCGAACGGTTGCCAGATTGACACTGAAGGACAATCCTTTGCCCCTGGAGACGAGGGACTGTGGCGGGGTCAAACTTGTCGATCGGTATCAGTTTTGCTCCAGGAATATGACTTTTTTCAAACTCCTGGGGTTTGCTGACATCAATCAATAACACCTCATTCCTATCCATCCATTGCTTGAGCGTTAGGGCATCAATTTCTTTTAGATTGTGCATTGCAAATGTCATTGTCTTCCCTCTTTGAAATGAGCCCATTAGGCTGATGGGATTGGTAAAGAACTGATCTTTTGGAGTTAGCAATCCAGTATTCCAAGTATCATTAAGCAGTAATCACTTGACCACATCGTTCATTAGCTGGGACCGCTTCCATGATCTTTTGTGGATCAGGAAGATCCAAAGCGTTCATAAACTCAATAAAAGTGTTGCGATCTCTTCCTTTAAACCGGGGATTCCATTGCTTCTCTTCA carries:
- a CDS encoding DUF5335 family protein translates to MTEHTIQETQQIPQDQWLAFFDHLTKSYRGCSLAIEVTDEDVGDENLVQQSPLASITYDPPAKGNDLMIAIGGDQVTYAHTVNAPKAVWVAKDISGQVVAIDILDHNGTQTILRLS
- a CDS encoding DUF6691 family protein; the encoded protein is MKQQLIALISGIFFGLGLGISPMIDRERVLGFLDVTGTWDPTLLFTLGGAVGVTILTFRCVLGRSTPIFSPKFYLPTKQTIDWQLLIGSAIFGIGWGMAGYCPGPGLVALVLGIWRVLSSFGDPEKCVVILLTDKN
- a CDS encoding YeeE/YedE family protein encodes the protein MLGGILIGLSATILLLFNGRIAGMSGMVNGAIKLTPHERWRWTFILGLFMGGALYEYVLAPQPTPTSTFSPRMMIIGGFLVGFGTRMGNGCTSGHGVCGLGRLSVRSLAAVLTFILTAISTVWVTHQVLPN
- a CDS encoding SulP family inorganic anion transporter, translating into MTRSGPLLLVLVNTVLVWGLQLHEVAQVKIIGEIPAGLPPLTLPTFDLKSWQALMPTAVAISLVGFMESIAVAKSLASKRRQKIDANQELIGLGAANLSAAFTGGYPVTGGLSRTVVNFSAGANTGLASIITALLIALTVLFFTPLFYFLPQAVLAAIIIVAVLNLIDFTSLQRMWQYNRADAASLLITFGAVLGLGIEAGILVGVLASLCLYLWRTSHPHLAVVGRIEGSEHFRNVLRNPVKTYPHVLAIRVDESLYFANIKALEDYVLHAVSHISDLQHLVLICSAINFIDASALETLEALFADLNSAGVWVYLAEVKGPVMDQLEKTDFVESWVENASF
- a CDS encoding SulP family inorganic anion transporter produces the protein MPNFGYDVGPFSRHPTSADGSGSTRFSGELLSHAVISGFTSAAAIIIGFSQLKHLLGLQLPKTESFPELLQEIWQHLPQSNSITLILGLTSLVVLLVFNHQLQPLLKKQGLPPN
- a CDS encoding IS630 family transposase; this encodes MIKIDFTAEEIQHLNYERYHHPHPRVQRRMEVLYLKSQGLAHAQICQLCQISRPTLAKTLRLYQQGGIEGLKTLEYKGQPSSLNAHSDSVRAYFEQHPPRTSAEAQAVIEQLTGIKRSPTQIKAFLKRIGCRYRKVGYVPGKSSLPEKIEEQEQFRQTRLEPLLEEAQRQERLVFFVDAAHFVHRAYLGFLWCLRRIFIPSPSGRQRFNVLGALNAVTKDVISITNHTYINSHSMCLLLAKLALLDPVIPISVILDNARYQKCQLVTDFAEIVDIELVYLPSYSPHLNLIERLWRFVRKECLYSKYYADFPAFKGAIQQCLDQCNGEHKAKLTSLLSLKFQSFKKVNILAV
- a CDS encoding rhodanese-like domain-containing protein, which gives rise to MTFAMHNLKEIDALTLKQWMDRNEVLLIDVSKPQEFEKSHIPGAKLIPIDKFDPATVPRLQGQRIVLQCQSGNRSTQAAHQMLQAGFSHVNHLQGGLAAWKAAGYPTQGKQSINILRLAQILTGSCVLLGTSLGSTLSPWFVLLSIVVGGSLVLIGVSNN